The genomic DNA AAATCTGTAGCATTTTAACAGTATGttacaaaaaagatgaatatatAATTAAGTCGTGACTTCACTGAATGATCGATGTCCATACAACTCATTTCCAGTATTAGAATGTAGTACATTTAGTACAAGTACATTTTCACAACTACTGTTCTGAAGTGGCCAACACGGTCCTTGTACTTAAAATGAGCATGTCAAATATTCATACAGTATTTCTTTAATACACGATGAAGGATTCcgtattttctgtcatttatgGACATCACGCACTTTTAAATAAGAAGCATATTACAATGCAGTGTGTAAGGAATTTTCAGGtctcaggaggtttgcagaaagacaagtcgaagcagccgatgagcagtttcagcgggagacgtttatttcGAGATGTGGTTCATAGCACAAAATGAAGACGATTCAAAGTatgggtgtacagttcttttgtacccaCTATCTATGAAACAGGCAGCGTGagatgtcacatgtttgattgtccacacacgtacacatctGCGTCATCATACTAGCTATCTTTGACATGACATTGGTCATCTATGTCATCATATTCGATAGCTTCcacaagatactggtcacagcaaggacacaccagcatgattatgtttagcacCAAAAAGATATTGTTCACATTGCTTACAATCAAGACACTGCCAGTACAAGTGACgcataaaacaaatacaatcagCTCTACAAACAACCATAAGTCATTGAACTCAGTTTCAGCTCAGTTAcatggtgacatttttttcagctcagTTACAACTAAAAAGTTGACagtgacagtttaaaaaaaaaaggaaaacactttAATAGCACTGATTACAGCACTGATTTATCAGAATGCATTATTTTTACCTAGGTGACAACTTTATAAAAAAGAGTAGAATTCTGACAAGGGCCATTGTTTAGCTTTTCTGCTTTTAGGATATTTGCTGATGATAcatctttacttttacttcaatgttttattttgattggAGGATGACTTGTGGATATTTCTATATTATGTGATGTCACCTACTTCACTTACTTATGTATACTTCCTTCACCACAATATAATCCTTGAAAATATTTCCCTCGTAAACTCCCTTTGTTGTGCACCTGGATACGATTTCCACTGCCAAGTTGTTAAATCTTGATAAGTCCCTAAATCTATATAAGCGCAGTGAAACGTTGAAGTGGTGAACGGTGGCTGACCGCAGACAGCCGCGCAAAGGGCATCgatccaaaacaaacaagaatctCCCGCGAGCTCTCGCGATGACAAGTGGACTCCCTCtgattggaggaggaggcgctACGGGGCGGTCACGTGGTCGCTGAGGTTACTTGGCATTCTGGGACACAAACAGTGGGTCGGTGTGCGGCGCGCGAGCGAGCGGACCACAGCGGCGTCTGCGAAACGGCGACAGGAGCCACAGCGACGCGCAGCCCGCGGAGAAACATTGACCCCCGTGCgttcatctctttcttcttccgCGTGTCGCCCTGTGTTCCGGCCGAAGAGGAGCCGGAGGTCCGCCGTGGTCTCCGAAACGCTGCCGTGGACTTTATCCACAGAGCGAGCTAGTTAGCTGATGACGGGAGTAAGTTAGCCGCGGCTGACATTCATGCTAGGGGGGTCAGGGTTAGCTCGACGGTGACGCCGGCTGCGCTTTCAGAAGTTTACGTTCGCGCACCTCGCCTCGGTCCAGCGAAGCGTCGGATTGCTTCGATGTGCTCGCGGCTCTTCCCCgacacctccctccctccctccacccactGACTCTGCGCCGTCCGGACGCCGAGGGGgcgacgacaacgacgacaacaactcTGGACCATGGCGGGTTTTgcacacagagtgtgtgagagtggcaCCTCCAGGTCGTCGCACTGGCCCGTGGCCCGGCGCGTGTACCCGAGATAAACACTGGTCCGCTGCACAGTGCGTGTGATGGCCAAGGAGAGTGGCGGAATTCACCCTTGTGTTCCACAGCGCCCCCAGAAGTCGCAGAGAAATGAGTCGCCACTGCTGAGGCGATCTTCTCAGACGTTTCGAAATTCTTGTTTTCTGCTGAGCCTCGACGGGGCCATGGACCTGCGCCGGGTGTGAAGACTGAATCTGACACCCGACGCGTCGCAGCAGCTCCGCGGCTCGGACCCTTCCCCCTGAGCCCTGCCGCCGGTCCGCAACATGTCCGCGTCCGGGGCCACGACCGTGCAGCTCTACACCAAGCTGGTGAAGCACGCGGCGGGCAAGGCGCAGATCCACCTGAACCGCTGGCTGAAGAGGACCGCCACGGCCACGGAGGATTGCGACAAGATCGACATCCTGATATGCAGCGCCTTCGACGAGAGGGGCGGCGGGAAGTCAGACGGCGACCCCGGGGCGAGCGGCGACACGGGGGGGCCGAGCGGGGGGGACTTCCGACACCCGTGCTGCATCACCACCTTGTGCTTCAAGTGCGCCCTGCTGGCGTGCGTCCTGGCGGCCGTGTGCTTCGCCTCGGTCGCCCTGGTGCGCCAGTACCTCAAGGAGCTCCTGCTCTGGGTGGAGAGCTTGGACAGCTTCGTCGGAGCCCTGCTCTTCATAGTCGGGTTGATCACGGTGTCGTTCCCGTGTGGATGGGGATACATCGTTCTCAACGTGGCAGCGGGCTACCTCTACGGCTTCGTGCTGGGCGTGGGACTGGTCATGGTGGGGGTTTTGATCGGGACCTTCGTGGCACACCTGGTCTGCAAACGCCTGCTGACTGACTGGGTGCTGAACAAAGTCGGGAACAGTGAGCAACTCAGTGCCGTCATACGcgtggtggagggagggagtggacTCAAAGTCGTGGCCTTAGCGAGACTCACCCCCATTCCCTTTGGGCTCCAAAATGCAGTTTTCTCGGTGAGTATGATGAAAACACCGCCGTCAGCCTTTCCTTCCCACTGTAGCAGGACATTAGACAGTCGTGTGGTGTCCGTTATGAACTCATCCACTCACAGCAGCTCATTGACCTGCTGCGGATCAAAGCGACCTGTGACCTATTTGATTCCCTCAGTGTCAGGCCAACCTGCAACCCCTGGAAATCACAACTAGCCAGAAGCTTGGCTCAAATgtaacacttcctgtttcatccccagaggaaaaaaacacaaatttatcTTGTAGATAGAAGCTCTGCTATGAAAATAATTCTACTGTGGCCTAAGGACATCAATTAGTATTTTCAGTTTGAAC from Scophthalmus maximus strain ysfricsl-2021 chromosome 22, ASM2237912v1, whole genome shotgun sequence includes the following:
- the tmem64 gene encoding transmembrane protein 64, with product MSASGATTVQLYTKLVKHAAGKAQIHLNRWLKRTATATEDCDKIDILICSAFDERGGGKSDGDPGASGDTGGPSGGDFRHPCCITTLCFKCALLACVLAAVCFASVALVRQYLKELLLWVESLDSFVGALLFIVGLITVSFPCGWGYIVLNVAAGYLYGFVLGVGLVMVGVLIGTFVAHLVCKRLLTDWVLNKVGNSEQLSAVIRVVEGGSGLKVVALARLTPIPFGLQNAVFSITDVSLPNYLVASSVGLLPTQLLNSYLGTTLRTMEDVIAEQSISGYFVFSLQIVISIGLMFYVVHRAQVELNAAIAACQMELKSSHMNGSSTNHSSFNYCSKRAAAGSGNSINVV